The following proteins are co-located in the Sporosarcina pasteurii genome:
- a CDS encoding YlbG family protein, whose protein sequence is MIKRQGIIIYLHNLRQAKSLRKYGHVHYISRKMKYVVLYCNQEDVESVMKKVRQLSSVKRVVPSYRPFLKTTYENAKPDKAKEYDYKTGL, encoded by the coding sequence ATGATCAAACGACAAGGTATAATCATTTATTTGCATAATTTAAGACAAGCAAAGTCACTTCGAAAATATGGACATGTCCATTATATATCAAGAAAAATGAAATATGTAGTCCTTTATTGTAATCAGGAAGACGTTGAATCTGTTATGAAAAAAGTGAGGCAACTTTCATCAGTAAAAAGAGTCGTACCTTCCTATCGCCCTTTTTTAAAGACAACTTATGAAAATGCAAAACCAGATAAGGCGAAAGAATATGATTATAAGACTGGTCTCTAA
- a CDS encoding glycerophosphodiester phosphodiesterase family protein: MGRKRTVALTVGAASIAAWAASKAMSKSIPRTEKKALNFDSPIVLANRGGLLEAPEHTNAAFSHSASYGVHGFAVDIRLTKDEQIVVFHDEYVNRTTNLEGKLADYSLSEIKEADAGYHFKDKNGEFPYRGKGETVLSLKELLEQFPHLFICINIQETPDTYEGSLIPSKLWYLIEELGAEDRLAVTSAFDEQVDRFNLYAQNRVAIGAGNREIKKAYTAFTSQFGHFYQPTTDLFCCPHKMGIFSIGRAGFINFLSKLNIPIYFTDVDEPDNITTLINAGAAGFITDQPTVMMKTIQNAVAE; this comes from the coding sequence ATGGGAAGAAAAAGAACTGTCGCCCTAACTGTAGGAGCTGCGAGTATAGCTGCATGGGCTGCTTCTAAAGCGATGTCTAAGTCCATCCCTCGCACCGAAAAGAAAGCGCTAAATTTCGATAGCCCGATTGTATTAGCCAACCGTGGTGGCCTACTAGAAGCGCCTGAACATACGAATGCAGCTTTTAGTCATTCAGCATCGTACGGTGTCCATGGTTTTGCGGTCGATATCCGTTTAACGAAAGATGAGCAGATTGTCGTGTTTCATGATGAATATGTGAACCGAACAACAAATCTTGAAGGTAAATTAGCAGATTATTCGTTAAGCGAAATAAAAGAAGCCGATGCTGGTTATCACTTTAAAGATAAAAATGGAGAATTCCCTTATAGAGGGAAAGGCGAAACTGTTTTATCCCTTAAAGAGCTTTTAGAACAATTTCCACACCTGTTTATTTGTATTAACATTCAAGAAACACCTGATACATATGAAGGTAGCTTGATTCCTTCAAAGTTATGGTATCTTATCGAAGAATTGGGAGCTGAAGATCGCCTTGCCGTTACAAGTGCTTTTGATGAGCAAGTTGACCGTTTTAATTTATATGCCCAAAACCGGGTTGCTATCGGAGCGGGAAATCGTGAAATCAAAAAAGCCTATACTGCTTTCACAAGCCAATTCGGGCATTTTTATCAACCAACCACTGACTTGTTTTGTTGCCCCCACAAAATGGGGATATTCTCAATCGGGAGAGCTGGATTTATCAATTTCTTATCGAAGTTAAATATACCGATTTATTTTACAGATGTTGATGAACCTGACAATATTACAACGCTTATCAACGCAGGCGCTGCTGGCTTTATTACTGATCAACCCACTGTCATGATGAAAACCATTCAAAATGCTGTTGCTGAATAA
- a CDS encoding YlbF family regulator produces MLITDEWLTIIEHAEELIKIMASSEVVEEYNKAREAVYSNDVLVKSIKEFTILKERYEEVQRFGRYHPDYRTVMKDIRLRKRELDLNEQVAALRLAENDVQQLFDEIGMIIGKTVSESVKVPTGNGFFTDSSCGSGCGSGGSCSCSA; encoded by the coding sequence ATGCTAATCACTGATGAATGGCTCACCATCATCGAACATGCGGAAGAACTAATAAAAATCATGGCTTCATCTGAAGTCGTTGAAGAATATAATAAAGCCCGAGAAGCTGTTTATTCGAATGATGTTCTTGTAAAATCGATTAAAGAATTTACCATACTAAAAGAGCGTTATGAAGAAGTGCAACGGTTTGGACGGTATCATCCAGATTATAGAACTGTGATGAAAGATATCCGACTACGTAAAAGAGAGTTGGATTTAAATGAACAAGTAGCTGCGCTTCGTCTTGCAGAAAACGATGTACAGCAATTATTCGATGAAATTGGAATGATTATCGGAAAGACTGTATCAGAGTCGGTGAAAGTTCCAACAGGTAATGGTTTCTTCACTGATTCATCTTGCGGAAGCGGCTGCGGTTCTGGTGGAAGCTGTTCTTGCTCGGCTTAA
- a CDS encoding UDP-N-acetylmuramoyl-L-alanyl-D-glutamate--2,6-diaminopimelate ligase, translated as MLLLQELLKDWPCTFTGEKFSIPVVGVTENSKAVKPGFLFVARKGEKVDGISYIEEAIRLGAAGIVLDRPVSIDLSRDVPLIVVPDCRKFLSHASARLSGNPSERLTIIAVTGTNGKTTVSHFIGQLLNGLGLRTAVIGTLGVFIDGVRATYDIPSMTTLPAEYLHPLLKDCEEKGIKHIIMEASSLGLSTDRLEDCEIDIGILLNVGVDHYEEHGSKEAYIQAKQKLVYKAKHLVVNCDDDICVDMTKNSSQPFTLFGTGGASDVQLINESGTYKVKAPTFEQELKLPVFEFFNQMNAVAAISALHILSHPFEEIFTHTSLLSLPEGRMQRIERNGVTVIIDYAHTPDALETVLQSLAKESQERIITVFGCGGNRDKGKRKEMGEIAAFYSSTILVTSDNPRNEDPLTIIQDITAGFSEGSTAVQVEVDRAKAIQRAISIASAGDIVLIAGKGHEKTQHIGREILPFSDVEIAEQALFANIK; from the coding sequence GTGTTACTTTTACAAGAGTTACTTAAAGACTGGCCGTGTACGTTTACTGGTGAAAAGTTTAGTATTCCAGTGGTTGGCGTTACGGAAAACTCTAAAGCTGTCAAACCTGGATTCCTATTTGTTGCGAGGAAAGGAGAGAAAGTGGATGGAATTTCATATATAGAAGAGGCAATTCGACTAGGAGCTGCGGGAATTGTACTTGATAGGCCGGTATCCATTGACTTATCTCGTGACGTTCCATTAATCGTTGTCCCGGATTGCAGAAAGTTTTTATCACATGCGAGTGCAAGGTTATCAGGAAACCCATCGGAACGCTTAACGATTATTGCGGTAACGGGAACAAATGGTAAGACGACGGTAAGCCACTTTATTGGTCAACTCTTAAATGGCTTAGGGCTGCGCACTGCTGTGATTGGAACGTTAGGGGTATTTATTGATGGTGTGCGAGCTACCTACGATATTCCATCAATGACAACGTTGCCCGCAGAGTATCTCCATCCGTTACTTAAGGATTGTGAAGAAAAGGGAATCAAGCATATCATCATGGAAGCTTCGTCTCTTGGATTATCCACAGATCGATTGGAAGATTGTGAGATTGACATTGGCATTTTACTAAATGTAGGTGTTGATCATTATGAAGAACACGGAAGTAAAGAGGCATATATTCAAGCAAAGCAAAAGCTAGTTTACAAGGCAAAGCATCTCGTTGTGAATTGTGATGATGATATATGTGTTGACATGACAAAGAATTCTTCACAACCGTTTACTCTTTTCGGTACAGGAGGGGCATCTGACGTTCAACTTATCAATGAAAGCGGAACTTATAAAGTAAAAGCGCCTACTTTTGAACAGGAATTAAAGCTCCCTGTTTTTGAATTTTTTAACCAAATGAATGCAGTAGCGGCAATTAGCGCATTGCACATCCTTTCTCATCCATTTGAAGAGATTTTTACTCATACCTCTTTGTTATCATTACCTGAAGGAAGAATGCAAAGGATAGAGCGTAATGGTGTTACAGTGATTATCGATTATGCGCATACGCCTGATGCGTTGGAAACTGTCTTACAATCACTCGCTAAAGAAAGCCAAGAAAGGATTATTACTGTTTTTGGTTGTGGGGGAAATCGTGATAAAGGAAAAAGAAAAGAGATGGGGGAAATCGCGGCATTCTATTCTTCTACTATCTTAGTAACCTCTGATAATCCGAGAAATGAAGACCCATTGACCATTATTCAAGATATTACAGCGGGTTTTTCCGAAGGGAGTACTGCTGTCCAAGTCGAAGTCGATAGAGCTAAAGCAATTCAAAGGGCAATTTCCATTGCATCTGCAGGGGATATCGTACTAATTGCAGGGAAAGGACATGAAAAAACACAACATATTGGGAGGGAAATACTCCCATTTTCTGATGTCGAAATTGCAGAGCAAGCTTTATTTGCGAACATAAAGTAA
- a CDS encoding aspartate kinase produces the protein MIVQKFGGIAMQSEEMRNYSMNHILDGIKQYEKIVVVVSAIGRLGDPYATDSLINLSEAFASDYVARDLVASCGELIASAVLSAELHQFGVSNTVLHGKQTGIVTAGDFGDATLEAIDTSNIIKSLEQVDCVIIPGFQGMDKLGNVMTLGRGGSDLTAVALADSLQASHVEFFKDVPGVLTGDPNFVSDYEKYDFLSFDEFLTLLNGDNTIVQKRAAILAKEKAIPLYVRGIASSETGTWITN, from the coding sequence ATGATTGTGCAAAAATTTGGCGGAATCGCCATGCAAAGTGAAGAAATGAGAAATTACAGCATGAACCACATATTAGATGGCATCAAACAGTATGAAAAAATTGTCGTCGTCGTATCTGCAATTGGTCGATTAGGGGACCCATATGCAACGGACAGCCTAATTAATCTTTCCGAAGCCTTTGCATCGGATTATGTTGCTCGAGACCTCGTAGCATCCTGTGGTGAACTTATAGCATCCGCTGTTCTTTCAGCAGAGTTACATCAGTTCGGGGTATCTAACACAGTTCTCCACGGTAAACAAACTGGAATTGTAACGGCAGGTGATTTTGGGGACGCTACACTTGAAGCCATTGACACATCCAACATTATTAAATCTTTAGAACAAGTTGATTGCGTTATCATTCCTGGCTTTCAAGGGATGGATAAGTTAGGAAACGTGATGACTTTAGGGAGAGGTGGCAGTGATTTAACAGCAGTTGCACTCGCCGATTCACTTCAAGCTTCTCACGTAGAATTTTTTAAAGATGTTCCGGGTGTATTAACAGGAGACCCTAATTTTGTTTCTGACTATGAAAAATACGACTTTCTAAGTTTCGACGAATTTCTCACCCTACTAAATGGAGACAATACAATCGTCCAAAAGAGAGCAGCAATACTTGCAAAAGAAAAAGCGATTCCATTATATGTTAGAGGAATCGCTAGTTCAGAAACAGGAACTTGGATAACAAACTAA
- a CDS encoding CAP-associated domain-containing protein: MKNIFRIAVLLVAVLLVFYVMGERVKENEPLEAPVKQGTAVPVEDKGVGSAIPQSARPEEGISIYVGEPVDTLIEVLGKPKRIEPSSYQYDWWIYENDKRLMVGVTRDGIVNQLYTADDTSNVAPFEIGQDINDIYRFTIVGSEVDVNVADNIYTFSLNSEDLHSRPLIIYKDLFAQLYIDRENNGLAGVRFIDPATLVLHQPYEMTYMGELLTSKPPSSTLQIEVDRTIERQIFELTNLQRVKHQVSELQGDYSLSTFARKHSEFLALENNLKEEATKEESLSNRLKKASIEHKKAGENTAFNYVDAIEAVHGWMNSSDHRKVMLDKDFTHLGTGAYNNYFAQTFIKVPVENKR, encoded by the coding sequence TTGAAGAATATTTTCAGAATAGCTGTCCTACTAGTTGCTGTTCTTCTCGTTTTCTATGTGATGGGAGAACGCGTAAAAGAAAATGAACCGCTAGAGGCGCCTGTTAAACAAGGGACTGCGGTACCAGTTGAAGATAAAGGAGTAGGCTCTGCGATTCCACAGTCAGCTCGACCGGAGGAAGGAATCTCTATTTATGTTGGAGAACCTGTAGATACTTTAATTGAAGTGTTAGGTAAACCAAAGCGTATCGAACCATCTAGTTATCAATATGATTGGTGGATATACGAGAATGACAAACGACTCATGGTCGGTGTTACACGCGATGGCATTGTAAATCAACTCTATACAGCCGATGACACATCGAATGTTGCCCCGTTTGAAATCGGTCAAGATATAAATGATATTTACCGATTTACAATTGTCGGTTCCGAAGTAGATGTGAATGTTGCAGATAATATATATACGTTTTCTTTAAATAGTGAAGATTTACATAGCCGGCCTTTAATTATATATAAGGACTTATTTGCACAACTGTATATCGATAGAGAGAATAATGGACTGGCAGGCGTACGATTTATTGATCCTGCTACATTAGTGCTTCATCAACCATATGAAATGACGTATATGGGCGAACTGCTCACCTCTAAACCGCCTTCATCTACATTACAAATTGAAGTGGATAGGACAATTGAGCGGCAAATCTTTGAGTTAACAAATCTACAGCGAGTGAAACATCAAGTTTCAGAATTACAAGGTGATTACTCCTTGAGTACCTTTGCGCGGAAACATAGCGAGTTTTTGGCATTGGAAAATAACTTGAAAGAAGAAGCGACTAAAGAGGAGAGTCTATCTAATCGACTGAAAAAAGCCTCTATTGAACATAAGAAGGCAGGTGAAAACACCGCATTCAATTACGTTGATGCAATAGAAGCGGTGCATGGTTGGATGAATTCATCAGATCATCGAAAAGTCATGTTGGATAAGGATTTCACTCATTTAGGAACTGGCGCATATAATAATTATTTCGCTCAAACATTCATCAAAGTGCCTGTTGAAAATAAAAGATAA
- a CDS encoding YugN family protein, translating into MYIENTGIENIVSDLFILDEIMLQHDLIRGGQWDYERVTYDKKYTLKEGTFYLRIFGFATEGDVDARDAIIQLKKPVIGKHYYPFGVEYGEDEHFPESLIKDCETTLKKVLVALEKHNLKKV; encoded by the coding sequence ATGTATATTGAAAATACTGGCATTGAAAATATCGTTTCGGATTTATTCATACTTGATGAAATTATGCTACAACATGATTTAATTCGTGGTGGACAATGGGACTACGAGCGCGTTACTTATGATAAAAAGTATACGCTTAAAGAAGGTACTTTTTATCTGCGTATTTTCGGTTTCGCAACAGAAGGCGATGTTGACGCACGTGACGCAATTATTCAACTTAAAAAACCTGTCATCGGGAAGCATTACTACCCATTCGGCGTAGAATACGGTGAAGACGAACATTTCCCTGAAAGCCTTATCAAAGATTGTGAAACAACATTAAAGAAAGTGTTAGTTGCATTAGAAAAACATAATTTAAAGAAAGTTTGA
- the ytvI gene encoding sporulation integral membrane protein YtvI yields MSKWFTKRNFFILLSVIFIILIFFYIIPVSLPIIFALLTALLIDPLVRLVEKQFKWNRKPAVISVFIFILAIISSLLYYTVTRLIGKIIDFTHAAPGHFNTLSGFWIDMQNKLFQYTAGMPKEVIESIQESLKNIFDSIRIAILELLSYDKITSLLTDVPNYLVSLIVFVIALFLFMLELPELKRILFKYLTKSTEKKVRFMVTKLNSILFGFVKAQFLVSIIIFVVTLIGLFLIKPKYAFIMSLIIWIVDLIPILGSIIILAPWALYYFISGDVGTGTQLTILAVILLVIRRTVEPKVMGSQIGLKPLPTLIAMFIGLKLIGFLGFFIGPLVVILFTTAREANIIRVNFKI; encoded by the coding sequence TTGTCCAAATGGTTTACTAAACGGAACTTTTTCATATTGTTAAGCGTTATATTCATTATACTAATTTTCTTTTATATTATCCCAGTTTCCTTACCAATTATTTTTGCACTCCTTACAGCTTTGCTCATCGATCCCCTCGTTAGACTTGTAGAAAAGCAATTTAAATGGAATCGAAAACCAGCTGTGATCTCTGTTTTCATCTTTATTTTAGCAATTATCTCTTCACTATTATATTATACTGTTACCCGTCTTATAGGAAAGATAATCGACTTCACGCACGCAGCTCCTGGTCATTTCAATACATTATCCGGCTTCTGGATTGATATGCAAAATAAACTATTCCAGTATACGGCCGGCATGCCAAAAGAAGTTATTGAATCCATTCAGGAGTCCTTAAAAAACATATTTGACTCGATTAGAATAGCAATCCTTGAATTGTTGAGCTACGACAAGATTACATCACTCTTAACCGACGTGCCAAACTATCTCGTTAGTTTAATCGTCTTTGTTATTGCATTGTTTCTATTCATGTTAGAATTACCAGAACTCAAAAGAATATTATTTAAGTATCTCACAAAATCTACAGAAAAAAAAGTACGATTTATGGTTACAAAACTCAATTCAATTCTATTTGGGTTTGTGAAAGCACAATTTCTTGTTAGTATTATCATTTTTGTTGTTACACTTATTGGACTCTTTTTAATAAAACCTAAATATGCTTTCATTATGTCCCTTATTATTTGGATAGTTGATCTTATTCCTATACTTGGATCAATCATTATTCTCGCTCCGTGGGCATTATATTATTTCATAAGTGGCGATGTCGGAACAGGAACTCAACTAACAATTTTAGCAGTTATTCTTCTAGTGATACGTAGAACAGTCGAACCAAAAGTAATGGGGTCACAAATTGGCCTTAAACCTTTACCAACTCTCATTGCAATGTTCATCGGCTTAAAACTTATCGGCTTTCTTGGATTCTTTATCGGACCACTTGTCGTTATTTTATTTACTACTGCACGAGAAGCAAATATCATTCGCGTTAATTTTAAAATTTAA
- the ctaG gene encoding cytochrome c oxidase assembly factor CtaG: protein MPLSIFGFRALWSPWYFLSLLVVVLLYFLITVKWRHKFENSTALTRKQAIFFLSGMILLYILKGSPVDLLGHILFSVHMTQMAFLLLGVAPLLIMGIPNWVWEKLFEVKLINSIFRFFTKPLISLFMFSFLFSAYHYPLILDNVKLNLILHGMFTATIFMSAIFLWWPLVNTVKGQPKVHGLKKIGYVVLSAILITPACTLIIFADVAVYDTYTNGDAWLQAMALCVPPGTLAGLSGLGISGPEMFTSMSSLYDQQLGGILMKVAQEMIYIFVIGKIFFSWANEERNNADEITRQELLKHQELQANS from the coding sequence ATGCCTTTAAGTATATTCGGATTTCGTGCATTGTGGAGTCCGTGGTATTTCTTATCTTTATTGGTTGTAGTACTGCTCTATTTTTTAATCACAGTTAAATGGCGTCATAAATTTGAAAATTCCACCGCTTTAACACGTAAGCAAGCAATATTTTTTTTAAGTGGAATGATACTTCTTTACATTTTAAAAGGTTCACCGGTCGATTTGTTAGGTCATATATTATTTTCTGTACATATGACTCAAATGGCCTTTCTATTATTAGGAGTGGCACCTCTACTCATTATGGGAATACCGAATTGGGTGTGGGAAAAGTTATTTGAAGTGAAATTGATTAATAGTATCTTCAGATTTTTCACGAAGCCTCTTATTAGCTTATTTATGTTTAGTTTTTTATTTTCAGCTTATCATTATCCGTTAATTCTTGACAACGTAAAGTTAAATTTAATTTTGCATGGAATGTTTACTGCCACTATTTTCATGTCAGCGATATTTCTATGGTGGCCGCTCGTGAATACAGTTAAAGGGCAACCTAAAGTACACGGTCTAAAGAAGATTGGATACGTTGTATTAAGTGCGATCCTAATCACGCCAGCTTGTACATTAATCATTTTTGCGGATGTAGCTGTATATGATACGTATACGAACGGAGATGCTTGGTTGCAAGCCATGGCGCTCTGTGTCCCACCTGGAACGTTAGCAGGACTTTCTGGTCTAGGAATATCAGGACCTGAAATGTTTACAAGCATGTCTTCGTTATATGATCAACAGCTCGGAGGTATTTTAATGAAGGTTGCGCAGGAAATGATTTATATTTTTGTTATCGGGAAAATCTTCTTTTCTTGGGCAAATGAAGAACGAAATAATGCTGATGAAATTACTAGACAAGAGTTATTGAAACATCAAGAATTACAAGCGAACAGTTAA
- a CDS encoding cytochrome C oxidase subunit IV family protein — protein sequence MADIEIYEKTPSEVEIARLRARKGMRAQVIMFSMMIFLTLTSFAIVLASNADVIGFSKFYVIPVILLFAAVQVGLQLYYFMHMNEKGHGIPEMFMFTGALLAFLIVLTFVTIVWWNPLYV from the coding sequence ATGGCAGACATCGAAATTTATGAAAAAACACCAAGTGAAGTTGAAATTGCAAGATTACGTGCTAGAAAAGGAATGCGTGCTCAAGTTATTATGTTCTCGATGATGATATTCTTGACGCTTACTTCATTTGCGATCGTATTAGCTTCAAATGCGGATGTAATTGGGTTCTCTAAGTTCTATGTAATTCCAGTCATTCTGTTATTTGCTGCTGTGCAGGTCGGATTACAACTTTACTACTTCATGCACATGAATGAAAAAGGGCACGGAATTCCGGAAATGTTCATGTTTACTGGAGCATTACTCGCATTCTTAATCGTTCTTACATTCGTTACAATCGTTTGGTGGAACCCACTATACGTATAA
- a CDS encoding cytochrome (ubi)quinol oxidase subunit III, with the protein MDLNKKFTPETWPDNPETATFEAKNKFVGFWLFLGGEVILFATLFATYLALKNKGPAGLEFSTQELYELPLVFVMTMLLLTSSLTSVYAMYHLRNYNFRKMQLWLGITAFLGLGFLMLEVYEFTHYVQLGFTYGNSAFSSSFYTLVGTHGFHVAIGLVWITLLIFRNAKRGLNLYNATKYYTFSLYWHFIDVIWVFIFTAVYLMGVVG; encoded by the coding sequence ATGGATCTGAATAAGAAATTTACCCCTGAGACTTGGCCTGATAACCCGGAAACAGCTACTTTTGAAGCCAAAAATAAGTTTGTTGGCTTCTGGCTATTCCTTGGCGGAGAAGTAATTTTGTTTGCTACGCTATTTGCAACATACTTAGCATTAAAAAACAAAGGGCCAGCTGGTCTCGAGTTTTCGACACAAGAGCTTTATGAATTACCGCTTGTATTTGTAATGACGATGCTATTATTAACATCCTCATTAACAAGTGTTTATGCAATGTATCATTTGAGAAATTACAACTTCAGGAAGATGCAACTATGGCTAGGAATTACAGCATTTCTAGGTCTTGGTTTTCTAATGCTTGAAGTGTATGAGTTTACTCATTATGTACAACTAGGTTTCACTTACGGAAATAGTGCGTTTAGTTCATCATTCTATACACTTGTAGGGACGCATGGTTTCCACGTAGCAATCGGACTTGTTTGGATTACGTTACTCATTTTCAGAAATGCGAAGCGTGGATTGAACTTGTATAACGCAACAAAATATTATACATTTTCACTATACTGGCATTTCATTGACGTCATCTGGGTATTTATCTTCACTGCAGTCTATTTGATGGGAGTGGTAGGTTAA
- the ctaD gene encoding cytochrome c oxidase subunit I, giving the protein MSSVAQKKGFGAWLWDWLTTVDHKKIGILYLLGGGFFFVLGGIEAVLIRIQLLHPNSDLISAGLFNQLITMHGTTMIFLAAMPILFGFMNAIMPLQIGARDVAFPFINSLGLWMFIFGGLFLNISWFMGQAPDAGWTSYTSLAITSEGHGVDFYSIGLQIAGGGTLMSGINFLVTIINMRAPGMTYMRMPLFTWTTFIASAMILFAFPPLTIGLFFLTFDRLFGGNFFDHTMGGNTIIWEHIFWIFGHPEVYILILPAFGIFSEVFPTFSRKRLFGYTSMVFATVLIGFLGFMVWAHHMFTVGLGSTANAIFAVATMAIAVPTGVKIFNWLLTMWGGSIKVTVPMLYAIGFIPSFVMGGVTGIMQGAAPLDYQLHDSYFIVAHFHYVIIGGVVLSILAATHYWWPKMFGTLLDETLGKVTFWFFFIGFHMTFLIQHWLGFWGMPRRVFTYMDGQGWNAANYISTIGAFLMSIGVIVLVYNIIVTTVKNKRVGNDPWGDGRTLEWATQSPPVYYNFPQTPLVRGLDTVWIEKQEGNESGYTPAVPLQDIHMPHGSIIPFLMSFGLFMAGFGAMFRLETSWGLSLLVFGLFWTFVTMSIRSVKDDLGYYVPKEEILRDMKREGGQK; this is encoded by the coding sequence GTGAGTTCAGTTGCTCAAAAGAAAGGCTTTGGCGCCTGGCTATGGGATTGGTTGACGACAGTTGACCATAAGAAGATTGGTATCCTTTATTTGCTAGGCGGAGGATTCTTCTTCGTACTCGGTGGGATTGAAGCAGTTCTAATTCGTATTCAGCTTCTTCACCCGAATAGCGATCTAATTAGTGCTGGGCTATTTAACCAGTTAATTACGATGCATGGAACGACGATGATTTTCCTTGCAGCCATGCCTATATTATTCGGTTTTATGAACGCAATTATGCCACTACAAATCGGTGCGCGTGACGTAGCGTTTCCATTCATTAACTCACTAGGGTTATGGATGTTTATCTTCGGTGGATTGTTCTTAAACATATCATGGTTTATGGGGCAAGCACCTGATGCTGGTTGGACTTCTTATACATCATTAGCAATCACGTCTGAAGGACATGGAGTTGACTTTTACTCTATCGGTTTACAAATTGCAGGTGGAGGTACGTTAATGTCGGGGATTAACTTCCTTGTCACAATCATTAACATGCGTGCACCGGGAATGACGTATATGCGTATGCCATTATTCACTTGGACTACGTTTATCGCGTCAGCAATGATCTTGTTTGCGTTCCCACCACTTACAATTGGCTTGTTTTTCTTAACATTTGATAGATTGTTCGGCGGAAACTTCTTCGACCATACAATGGGTGGAAACACAATTATTTGGGAGCATATATTCTGGATATTTGGTCACCCAGAAGTTTATATTTTAATCTTACCGGCTTTCGGTATTTTCTCTGAAGTATTCCCAACGTTTTCAAGAAAGCGTTTGTTTGGATATACATCAATGGTTTTTGCAACAGTACTCATTGGTTTCTTAGGATTTATGGTTTGGGCTCACCATATGTTCACAGTTGGATTAGGGTCAACGGCAAACGCAATTTTCGCAGTTGCGACAATGGCTATTGCTGTACCTACAGGTGTGAAAATCTTTAACTGGTTACTGACGATGTGGGGCGGTAGTATTAAAGTTACAGTACCAATGCTCTATGCAATCGGATTTATTCCATCATTCGTAATGGGTGGAGTAACAGGGATTATGCAAGGTGCAGCACCACTTGACTACCAATTGCATGATTCATACTTTATCGTCGCTCACTTCCACTATGTAATTATTGGTGGTGTCGTACTCAGTATTTTAGCGGCTACTCACTATTGGTGGCCAAAAATGTTCGGTACATTGCTAGACGAAACGCTTGGTAAAGTGACATTTTGGTTCTTCTTTATTGGTTTCCATATGACATTCCTTATCCAGCACTGGTTAGGATTCTGGGGAATGCCACGCCGCGTATTTACGTATATGGATGGTCAAGGTTGGAATGCGGCGAACTATATTAGTACGATCGGTGCGTTCTTAATGTCGATTGGTGTCATTGTACTTGTTTACAACATCATTGTTACGACAGTTAAAAATAAGCGCGTTGGTAATGATCCGTGGGGCGATGGGCGTACACTTGAGTGGGCAACTCAATCACCACCCGTTTATTACAACTTCCCACAAACACCACTTGTACGTGGATTAGATACTGTATGGATTGAAAAGCAAGAAGGTAACGAATCTGGTTATACACCGGCAGTTCCATTGCAAGATATTCATATGCCGCACGGTTCAATTATTCCATTCCTCATGTCATTTGGATTGTTTATGGCAGGATTCGGTGCAATGTTCCGTTTAGAAACGTCTTGGGGACTATCGCTTTTAGTGTTCGGTCTGTTCTGGACTTTCGTTACAATGTCAATTCGTTCTGTGAAAGATGATTTAGGATACTATGTTCCTAAAGAAGAAATCTTAAGGGACATGAAGCGTGAAGGGGGTCAAAAATAA